One region of Triticum urartu cultivar G1812 unplaced genomic scaffold, Tu2.1 TuUngrouped_contig_4730, whole genome shotgun sequence genomic DNA includes:
- the LOC125528235 gene encoding uncharacterized protein LOC125528235, with the protein MLLPLRRLSGHLYRAVAASASADVLLPLRRLPGHLRRSLSTADSNPPWAMIYRLSETTNYTRGASFSLAPPPSATLFSIPERAYDLEERKRNPDRRYVNLHASVVFAASQDGLLLLKTTRIRLSAHTAAGLNLARPTEQKAKVVMDEAVEKEFVRYMCNPVTGQLVRLPDYLGMKEILQTATGLLTQADGGHGPPKRYAVVELLELNGEGRFVVFCFSSDTGKWDATVRPSPLQPGREMHLLNHEVLAFGGRLWWVDVSLGVLSMDPFSDKCELRHIKLPPGSVLPRQSHAEICDLIKYRRMGVSDGRLLYVEVSMEAPYQIRSFVLDDESGRWTLEHQVSLDAKERPLVGAIDPLNADLLYLNLGAEVIVSMDMRRNRIIAQSSVLARGIHPCYCGSNVFLPCVLPSFLGSSHIPGKKGAPKQLTLADVLVRSDKC; encoded by the coding sequence ATGCTGCTCCCTCTCCGTCGCCTCTCCGGCCACCTCTAccgcgccgtcgccgcctccgcctccgctgATGTGCTGCTCCCGCTCCGCCGTCTGCCCGGccacctccgccgctccctctCCACCGCCGACTCGAACCCTCCCTGGGCGATGATCTACCGCCTGTCGGAGACGACGAACTACACGCGAGGCGCGTCCTTCTCGctggcgccgccgccgtcggccaCTCTCTTCTCCATCCCCGAGAGGGCGTACGACCTGGAGGAACGCAAGCGCAACCCCGACCGCAGGTACGTTAACTTGCACGCCAGCGTCGTCTTCGCCGCGAGCCAGGACGGCCTTCTCCTCTTGAAGACCACGAGGATCCGTTTGAGCGCCCACACGGCCGCGGGGCTGAACCTGGCCCGCCCCACGGAACAGAAAGCCAAGGTGGTGATGGATGAGGCCGTCGAGAAGGAGTTCGTGCGCTACATGTGCAACCCCGTTACTGGCCAGCTTGTCCGCCTTCCGGACTACTTGGGCATGAAGGAGATCTTGCAGACGGCCACGGGCCTGCTCACCCAAGCAGACGGCGGGCACGGGCCGCCTAAGAGGTACGCCGTTGTTGAGCTCCTAGAGCTCAACGGCGAGGGGCGCTTCGTGGTGTTTTGCTTCTCCTCGGACACAGGGAAATGGGACGCCACGGTGCGGCCATCTCCGCTGCAGCCTGGGCGCGAGATGCACTTGTTGAATCACGAGGTGCTGGCCTTTGGTGGACGTCTGTGGTGGGTGGATGTGAGCTTGGGCGTCCTCTCCATGGACCCGTTCAGTGACAAGTGTGAGCTCCGCCACATCAAGCTGCCTCCCGGCAGCGTCCTTCCTCGCCAATCGCACGCAGAGATTTGCGACCTTATCAAATACAGGCGGATGGGTGTCAGCGACGGGAGGCTGCTGTATGTCGAGGTTTCAATGGAGGCGCCCTACCAGATCAGGTCATTCGTGCTGGACGACGAGAGCGGCCGCTGGACGTTGGAGCACCAGGTGTCACTGGATGCCAAGGAGAGGCCTTTGGTTGGCGCCATTGATCCGCTCAACGCTGACTTGCTGTACCTCAACTTGGGCGCTGAAGTTATTGTTAGCATGGACATGCGCCGGAACAGGATCATTGCTCAGTCATCTGTGTTGGCCCGTGGTATCCATCCATGCTATTGCGGGTCAAatgtgttcttgccatgtgtgCTCCCGTCATTTCTTGGATCAAGCCATATTCCAG